A part of Geothrix oryzae genomic DNA contains:
- a CDS encoding nitroreductase, which translates to MNPNDPIDPTAPPTTAETALVDAAITGRRSIRAFQPTPVPRAAVEDILRVASRAPSGTNLQPWQVHVLTGAALARLSDRILAIYADPAELARHEREYDYYPKEWTSPYLERRRKVGWDLYGLLGIAKSDRAGMHAQHGRNYRFFDAPVGLIFTMDRILQVGSWLDYGMFLQNIMVAARARGLDTCPQAAFTQFHRVIAEELGLGPEQMVICGMALGYADPSAPENALVTERAPVSEFARFYDE; encoded by the coding sequence GTGAACCCGAACGACCCAATCGACCCCACAGCCCCGCCCACCACCGCCGAAACCGCCCTCGTCGATGCCGCCATTACGGGCCGCCGCTCGATCCGGGCCTTCCAGCCCACGCCCGTGCCCCGGGCCGCGGTGGAGGACATCCTGCGGGTGGCTTCGCGGGCGCCTTCGGGCACGAACCTCCAGCCCTGGCAGGTGCATGTGCTGACCGGCGCGGCGCTGGCGCGGCTCTCGGACAGGATCCTCGCGATCTACGCCGACCCCGCGGAGCTGGCCCGCCACGAGCGGGAGTACGACTACTACCCTAAGGAATGGACTTCGCCCTACCTCGAGCGACGCCGGAAGGTGGGCTGGGATCTCTACGGCCTCCTGGGCATCGCGAAGTCGGACCGGGCCGGCATGCACGCGCAGCATGGCCGCAACTACCGGTTCTTCGATGCGCCCGTGGGCCTCATCTTCACCATGGACCGCATCCTGCAGGTGGGCAGCTGGCTGGACTACGGCATGTTCCTCCAGAACATCATGGTGGCGGCCCGGGCCCGGGGTCTGGACACCTGCCCCCAGGCCGCCTTCACCCAGTTCCACCGCGTCATCGCCGAGGAGCTGGGCCTGGGGCCGGAGCAGATGGTGATCTGCGGCATGGCCCTCGGGTACGCCGATCCCTCGGCCCCCGAGAACGCCCTCGTCACCGAGCGGGCGCCCGTCTCGGAGTTCGCCCGGTTCTACGACGAGTAG
- a CDS encoding bifunctional enoyl-CoA hydratase/phosphate acetyltransferase: MRINTLDDLLLAVKNRPHKRLVVAWANDAHTLEAVNAAVEAGLVQAILVGDEPLMVKVCQEQGLPKERFRMVHAPTDTEAAAKAVAMVRFGEADLLMKGLLSTDKYMRAILNKEQGLLDPGAILSHVTVMEHPGHPKLLIAGDVAVIPEPEFKEKVAILGYLVKVARALGVEVPKVAVLSASEQVMPKIASSAEAAMLSKMADRGQIKGALVDGPMALDGAIDPESARIKGMGGPVAGDADCLLFPNLEAGNTFYKAGTKLGGAEIAAVVTGARVPCVLSSRGDSAKTKLSSIALAALLA, from the coding sequence ATGCGGATCAACACCCTCGACGACTTGCTCCTTGCCGTGAAGAACCGTCCCCACAAGCGGCTGGTGGTGGCCTGGGCCAACGACGCCCACACCCTGGAGGCTGTGAACGCCGCCGTGGAGGCGGGCCTGGTGCAGGCCATCCTCGTGGGGGATGAACCCCTCATGGTGAAGGTCTGCCAGGAGCAGGGCCTGCCGAAGGAGCGCTTCCGCATGGTCCATGCGCCGACGGATACCGAGGCCGCCGCCAAGGCCGTGGCCATGGTCCGGTTCGGCGAGGCCGATCTGCTCATGAAGGGCCTGCTCAGCACGGACAAGTACATGCGGGCCATCCTCAACAAGGAGCAGGGCCTGCTCGATCCCGGCGCCATCCTGAGCCATGTGACCGTGATGGAGCATCCGGGCCACCCCAAGCTCCTCATCGCCGGCGATGTGGCCGTGATCCCCGAGCCCGAGTTCAAGGAGAAGGTCGCCATCCTGGGCTACCTGGTGAAGGTGGCCAGGGCCCTGGGGGTGGAAGTCCCCAAGGTGGCCGTGCTGTCGGCCTCGGAGCAGGTCATGCCGAAGATCGCGTCCAGCGCCGAGGCGGCCATGCTGTCGAAAATGGCGGACCGCGGCCAGATCAAGGGGGCCCTCGTGGACGGTCCCATGGCCCTGGACGGGGCCATCGACCCCGAGTCGGCCCGCATCAAGGGCATGGGCGGCCCCGTGGCCGGCGATGCCGACTGCCTGCTCTTCCCCAACCTCGAGGCGGGCAACACCTTCTACAAGGCCGGCACCAAGCTGGGCGGCGCCGAGATCGCCGCCGTCGTCACGGGCGCCCGCGTCCCCTGCGTCCTCAGCAGCCGCGGCGACAGCGCCAAGACCAAGCTCAGCTCCATCGCCCTGGCGGCCCTGCTGGCCTGA
- a CDS encoding TfoX/Sxy family protein translates to MVAMAVSVSFRTYLLEQLGRIRPVTARAMFGGLCFFAEGRAFALADDGVLYFKVDATNRPDFEAAGMGPFLPFGDPGKPMGYYELPEDVLEDADELARWMAKAIAVAERAKAKAKPKAKPKAPAAPKGPAKPGTRGSSRR, encoded by the coding sequence ATGGTCGCCATGGCCGTCTCTGTGAGCTTCCGCACATACCTCCTGGAACAACTGGGGCGGATCCGCCCCGTCACCGCACGGGCGATGTTCGGCGGTCTCTGCTTCTTCGCCGAGGGCCGCGCCTTCGCCCTGGCGGACGACGGCGTGCTGTATTTCAAGGTGGACGCCACCAACCGCCCCGATTTCGAGGCTGCGGGCATGGGCCCCTTCCTGCCCTTCGGCGACCCCGGCAAGCCCATGGGCTACTACGAGCTGCCCGAGGATGTGCTGGAGGATGCGGACGAACTGGCCCGCTGGATGGCCAAGGCCATCGCCGTGGCAGAGCGGGCCAAGGCCAAGGCCAAGCCCAAAGCCAAGCCCAAAGCCCCGGCCGCGCCCAAGGGGCCCGCAAAGCCCGGGACCCGGGGGAGCTCGCGCCGATGA
- a CDS encoding GNAT family N-acetyltransferase, producing the protein MTTATLRPATVADAALLADLGARTFTETFEAICSPPDLAAFLQATYGEALQRVELADPSRPGLVLELEGVPVGFAQLRLGHREPCVEGARPAELQRIYLLRSAQGGGRGAALMAACLDLARAWGADVLWLGVWEHNDKALAFYGRCGFREAGDHIFQIGQQVDRDLILVKDLA; encoded by the coding sequence ATGACGACCGCCACCCTCCGACCCGCCACCGTGGCGGACGCCGCCCTCCTGGCCGACTTGGGCGCCCGCACCTTCACCGAGACCTTCGAGGCGATCTGTTCGCCGCCGGATCTGGCGGCGTTCCTCCAGGCGACCTACGGCGAGGCGCTCCAGCGGGTCGAGCTGGCCGATCCTTCGCGGCCGGGCCTGGTGCTGGAGCTGGAGGGCGTTCCCGTCGGCTTCGCGCAGCTCCGCCTGGGGCACCGGGAGCCCTGCGTGGAGGGTGCGCGGCCTGCGGAGCTGCAGCGCATCTACCTCCTGAGGTCCGCGCAGGGCGGGGGCCGGGGGGCGGCCCTGATGGCGGCCTGCCTCGACCTGGCCCGGGCCTGGGGCGCGGATGTGCTCTGGCTGGGCGTGTGGGAGCACAACGACAAGGCCCTGGCCTTCTACGGCCGCTGCGGCTTCCGCGAAGCCGGCGACCACATCTTCCAGATCGGGCAGCAGGTGGACCGCGACCTGATCCTGGTGAAGGACCTGGCTTGA